TCTGTAAGTCTAAAATCCGCGTGATCCACGTAACGATAGGGTACTTCTATCTGACTAGAAGTTATACTATATCGGTATCGTAAGGTTTTATTCAAGTTTTACCGTGAACCTTGCGAAAAGTTCTTGTCTCTCCGATTTCAACGATCATTTCAAAGTTACGTCGATTCTATTCCATTGCGGAATTGTTCAGATAACGGACATAGACGCTCTATTGAAGAGGATAAGAGAATGCTGCCCGAACGTGGTGTACGTGAGTCTACTAGGAAATCCAGGATGTCCCGATCAATTGACCAATCCGTCGTCCACAGACGACGAGGATTACAATCGTTACAGGCTTTACGCGATATATGTACTACCCCCGAGTCTTCGTTTTCTCGATTCACGACCAGTTACGCGTCAGGAGAAAATGGATGCTGAAAGTCGgggaaaatactcgagaacgGTGAAACTGGTTCCAGAATTATCATCGACCTACGTCTCCAGCACAATGGACGAGTTCGACGATATATTCTTCAACGTTCACTATACGCCTTTGCCAACGTCGATTCGCAATCCCCTTGATCACAAAGGTACGATTTTTAATCTTATGGTAGTTATACGTTTCACTATCTTCTTTAAACAAGTGAATCGAGGATGATTAATGTTTTTGGTGTCGTTAGATTTAAATCGTCAACTTTGTTTCTTATAAAGTTAATTGGAATGATCTTGGATTCGTTATTACACGAGTCTAAAATTGATCACTTCAAATCTCATT
This portion of the Hylaeus volcanicus isolate JK05 chromosome 4, UHH_iyHylVolc1.0_haploid, whole genome shotgun sequence genome encodes:
- the LOC128875709 gene encoding leucine-rich melanocyte differentiation-associated protein-like, with protein sequence MAERGQRDFNRTALTVRCGQVWYTGQRAEKIPGGLVGVVGNNCTSLDLSYNELTSITAVRDFQNLQELILDNNKLRDLKTLPRIPTLTTLSVNNNKITDIDALLKRIRECCPNVVYVSLLGNPGCPDQLTNPSSTDDEDYNRYRLYAIYVLPPSLRFLDSRPVTRQEKMDAESRGKYSRTVKLVPELSSTYVSSTMDEFDDIFFNVHYTPLPTSIRNPLDHKGAFGKCKHRYSGKNSEGNRFISNSDL